CATATCCCCGAAGCGATCCGCAATACGATAGAGATTGCGGAACGCTGCAATCTTGAGCTTGAATTCAACAAGATTCATTTACCTACGTATGATGCGCCGAAAGAGGTGAGCCTTGAGTCCTATCTCCAAGAGAAGGCCGAAGAGGGTTTCCTTGACCGGATGAAGCATGGAAAGATTCCGGCCGGCCAGGAAGAGATCTACCGAGCCCGTCTTGCCGAGGAGCTGAGGATCATCAAAGAGATGGGATTCCCCGGGTATTTCCTTATCGTATGGGATTTCGTCCGATGGGCCAAGGGTCAGGGGATTCCGGTCGGACCGGGGAGGGGATCCGGGGCCGGGTCGCTTGTGGCCTATGCCCTGGGAATTACGGATATCGACCCGATGGCCTACGGTCTTATCTTCGAGCGGTTCATGAATCCGGAGCGGGTGAGCATGCCGGACTTTGATATTGACTTCTGCATGGAACGCAGGGGCGAGGTCATCGAGTATGTGACGAAACGGTACAGCATGGATAAGGGATACGGCAATGAGGCCGTGGGGCAGATCATGGCCATCGGTTCCCTTCAGGCTCGGGGGGTGATCCGAGATGTGGCCCGCGTCATGGGGATCCCTTATGCCGAAGCCGACACCCTGGCAAAGCTGGTTCCGAACGAGCTGGGGATCAAGCTCCCGGACGCAGTCCGCCGGGAGAAGAAATTCAAGGAAATGGCGGACAAAGATCAGAAGATCAAGAAACTGCTCGATATTGCCATGGCCCTGGAAGGCCTGTACCGGAATGCATCCACCCACGCGGCCGGCGTGGTGATCGGTGACCGCTCTCTCCGGGAGTGGACCCCCCTCTACCGGAGCGAAGAGGCCGAGATCGTCACCCAGTACGACAAAAAAATTGTGGAGGAAGTCGGGCTGGTCAAGTTCGATTTCCTCGGACTCAGGACCCTGACGGTCATCGACAAGGCCGTTAAGATCATCAACCGCGAGCGCATGACGCAGGGGGGCCTTGGGGAAGGTCCTGCAGACCGGCAGGCGCCGCTCAACATGCTGGAGATCCCTCTCAATGATCCGGCTGTGTTTGAACTCCTCTCCCGAGGGGATACGATGGGGATTTTCCAGCTTGAAAGTTCGGGGATGCGGGAACTCCTGGTCAAGATGAAGCCCCAGAACTTCGAGGACATCATCGCCCTGGTCGCCCTCTACCGACCGGGGCCTATCGGAAGCGGGATGGTGGATGACTACGTCATGTGCAAGCACGGGAAAAAGGAGATGGAGTTCATCCTCCCTCAGCTCAAACCGATTCTCAAGGAGACCTATGGAGTCATCGTCTACCAGGAACAGGTGATGGAGATCGCCAAGGTTCTGGCCGGCTATTCTCTGGGGGCCGCCGACCTCTTGAGGCGCGCGATGGGCAAGAAGATACCCGAGGAGATGGACAGGCACAAGTCCATCTTCTTGAACGGGGACGCGAAGCTGGGGATCCCCGGCGCAGTCAAGAAGGGAATTGATGCCAAGAAAGCGGAAAAGGTCTTTGACCTCATGGCCTATTTCGCAGGGTATGGATTCAACAAGTCCCACTCGGCCGCTTATGCCATGATTGCCTATCAGACGGCCTATCTCAAGGCGCACCACCCTGTGGAGTTTATTGCCGCCTTGATCTCTTCGGATATGGACAACACGGACAAGGTGGTTCAGTATATCTCGGAATGCAGGGAGCGGGGGATAGAGGTCCTTCCGCCCGATCTGAATGAGAGCAGCATGGATTTCACAGTCGTCGGAAACAAGATCCGGTTCGGCCTGGCCGCCGTAAAGAACGTCGGGGGATCGGCCATTGATGATATCCTGAAGGCCAGGGAGACGGGCGGGCCCTTCAAGTCCATCTCCGATTTTTTTACGAGGGTGGATCTGAAGAAGGTGAACAAGAGGGTCATCGAAGGGCTGATCAAGTGCGGCGCCTTTGATTCCACGGGAGCAAAAAGATCACAGTTGATGGAGGTCTTTGAGTCTGCCATGGAGATGAACCATCAGGCGCAGCGGGACCGAGAGCTTGGGCAGGGGAGCCTTTTCGGTCAGGCGGGGGGCGTCCATTCCTATGAGACCGAAGTGTCTCTGCCTGGAATCGAAGAGTGGCATGAAAATCAGCTTCTCCGGTACGAGAAGGAGTCCCTCGGGTTTTACATCTCCGGGCACCCCCTGGCCCGGTGCACGGGAGAGATCAAAAAGTTTGCCAATTCGGACACGGCCAAGATCAAGGAGTTGGGAGAAAATGCGGAGGTTTCCCTCTGCGGCGTGATCTCCGCCTGCAAGAAAAAAGTGACTCGGCGGGGCGACAAGATGGCTATCCTGAGCCTTGAAGACCTTCAGGGAGTGACCGAGGTCCTGGTCTTCCCCAAGGTTTATGAAAAGACGCAGGATATCCTTGAAAGCGATCTTCCTGTGCTGGTCAAAGGGCGGATCAAGAAGGACGAAAAGGGCGTTTCCATCATCTCCGAGGAGATCGCTATGCTGAAGGACATACGAAAACGTGAGGCAAGACGCGTGGACATCCGTCTATCCTCAATCGGCTTGAATGATGAACATTTAAGCCGGATCCATGATATTCTGCTGCAGAACAAGGGGGGATGTGAGGTCTATCTGCACATTCTTGTTCCCAACCACAGCGAAGCCGTGATCTCTGTAGGGAATGATCTTCGCGTGAGCCCATCGGACAGGATGATCGTGGACATAGAAAGCATTGCCGGCAACCGCGCGGTGACGGTCTCTTAAAAAAAGAGTTCAAACCATTCAAGCGGTTTAAATCGTTTAAACTCTTTGAACGGCTTGAACGATTTCTTTTTTCCTGGAGAAAACAGAAGGAATAAGAAACCATGACCAACAACTATCTGGATTTTGAGAAGCCGATCATAGAATTAGAAACCAGGCTGGAAGAGATGAAGCAGATCTCTTCCCGGGACGGGGCCGATTTCACCGATGAGATCCGGCGGCTCCAGAAAAAGATCGAGCAGCTGCATAAGCATGTCTACTCCAACCTGACTCCCTGGCAGAGAACCCAGCTCGCAAGACATGCAAAGAGGCCCTATGTCCAGGATTACATCTCTTTGCTCATGGAGGATTTTTTTGAGCTTCATGGAGACCGTCTCTTCGGTGATGATCCGTCCATGGTGTCAGGAGTCGCTCACTTTCAACAAAAACCGGTTGCGGTCATCGGTCATCAAAAAGGGCGGAACACCCGTGAGAATATAGAGAGAAATTTCGGGATGCCCAATCCTGAAGGGTATCGCAAGGCCCTTCGCATCATGAAACTGGCCGAAAAATTCAGGATGCCGGTCATCACCTTCATAGACACCCCCGGCGCCTATCCCGGCATGGGCGCCGAGGAGCGCGGTCAGGCCGAGGCCATCGCGAGAAACCTCTTTGAGATGTCGCGGTTGAAGACGCCGATCGTGGTGGTGGTTTCAGGCGAAGGGGGAAGCGGGGGGGCGCTGGCCATCGGGGTTGGGGACCGCATCCTGATCCTGGAGAACGCCGTCTATTCGGTGATCTCTCCGGAGTCGTGCTCCTCGATTCTGTGGAAGGAGACCTCCAAGGCCGAGGAGGCCGCCAAGGCGTTGAAAATGACGGCGGAGGATCTGAAGAAACTCGGCCTGGTGGACCGCGTGATTCCTGAACCGTTGGGCGGCGCGCACAGGGATTATGAAAAAATGGCTGAAAACCTCAGATCAGCCCTTGTGGAAGTTCTGGATGAGCTCAAGAAGATGCCGATTCCCGAACTGGTTCAGAGCCGGTTTATCCGCTACCGCTCCATTTGGCCGTTTAATGAAAAATTATGATGAAAGCCGAGATTCCCTGCGGATCCTTGCGCGAGTTGATCGGAGGCAGATCGCCTATCTGAATGCCGTCTTGGAGTCCTATGAGGGACTGGGTCTCCTGCGGACGCTGAACCCGGCTGAAGGGATCGTTTGTTTCTATGTCTCAAACCCCCTCTCAGAAGAAACCCATGCGCTTCTTCAGTCCTTACAGAAAGAGATCGGTCTTGAATTTTGTGTATCATCATTCCATGGATGCCTTTAAAGCCGCTCTTCTGGTCACGCTTTTTTTCTTCATGTTCCCCGTCCGGGTTTCGGGAGAGAACAGTTGTGTGAAGTGCCATGAAGGTATAGAAAATCCGGCCATCAGGGAATTTCATAAGGAATGGAAGGCGTCTGCACATTCCCGTTCAGGGATCACCTGTGAGCACTGTCATGGCGGGGATCCGGGGAAGAGCGGGAAGGAGGCCGCTCACCAAGGTGTTCACAATGCGTTGGATCGTGAAAGCTCTGTCTATTATACGAAGATTCCAGCCCTTTGCGGAGGGTGCCACATCGCCGCCTTCAGTGAATTCAAAACAAGCAGCCATTACAGCAACCTTATCACCAAGGGGACCGGCCCCAATTGCGTGACCTGCCATGATGCCATGGCCACGAAGATCATCAAACCGGGTGAGATTGAGATCTTTTGCGCGCTGTGCCATAATGCGAAGATGAGTCTGCTTCCGGGTGTCACAAAAGACGCCAAGACCTGCCTGGAACGGATGGACCTGATCGGGCAGAAGATTCAGGAGGTAGAAAGGGCCCTGGCGCAGGCGGAAAAAAGCGGAACCGATACCACCCAGGCCAGGGGATTTCTCTCCCTGGCCGGGCGTGAATATGCCGCCTCTAAACAGGACTGGCACAGCTTTCAGTTGAACCGTGTCGCATCCCGCCTCAAGGGGGTGGAACGGCTTGTGCAAAAGGCAGGGGATTCATTCATCCGCCCCAAAGAAGATCGGACTGACTCCTATGAAAATTCTGCAGTTCCTGCAGCGCCTATCCATTAATGCCAAGGTCGGCCTGGCCTACCTGGGGTTTGTGATCATCACCAGCGGCGCAGGGAGCCTGCTGGTTGTCTACAATGAAAAGGCGGTCATCCGGCAGGGGCACATCGACCTGGTCCGGAACCTTGCAGAAAACACCCAGCCGGTCCTTCTGGTCGAACACAGGATGATGCTGAACCGGCTGGTCCAGACCGTCGGGAAGATGCCTGATGTGCGGTCCTGCGCCATCATGAACAAAAACAACCTGGTGGTGGCCCATACGGATATGGCCATGATCGGGCGGATACTTCTGATCGGCGAACCTGCCATAGGATCCTTTAAAAAGAACGAATATTATTTTGAGGTCTTTGGTAAGCAGTTCGAGAATATCTATGTTCCGGTTTACAGTTCCGACCGATATCTCGGGAATGTTTTTGTAGGGTTCGATGCCCCCAGCTTTGTGCGCCTGTTCCGACAGCCCGGTCGGGCTGCCATTGAAAGCATCCTGATTGTCATTCTTTCTACGGCCTTGCTGGGGCTGATCGGGGCGTTTATTATCGTCAGGCTCATATCCTATCCCATCCGCGTCCTGACCAAGAAGGTTTACAACGTTCATCAGGGCAAGATCCCCGAAAGGCGCTTGCCCAAGAGCTACGTCTACTGCTGGGAACAATTAGACTGTAAGCAAGTCCAATGCCCCTCTTACGGGAACAAGGCGGAGAAATGCTGGGCCGTTGCCGGGACCTTCTGCAGGGGAAAGGTGCAGGGGGTCTTCGCCCAGAAGATAGGGGACTGCAGAAAGTGCATTATTTTTAAAAAGAATGCCGGAGATGAAGTAGCCCAGCTTAACGATGCATTCGACATCATGGTTCGGGACTTGGTCTATAATACCGAGAAGGCGAATGAGGCCAGGGAAGATATAGAAAAGTATGCCAGGCAGATTGAAAAGGCCAACCAGGAGAACGCCGACCTCAAGGCCTATACCGAGAGAATTCTCAACAGCCTATCATCCGCCGTGATCTCCCTGGATAAAGACATGGTCATCAGGAAATACAACCGGACCGCTCAATCCCTTCTGGGGTTGGACCTCGAAAGGCTTGTGGGGCGGGGTATCTCGGAGATCACCCAATTTTGCAGCCGGTGCAATGACTTTTTCGGTTTGATACTGGCGGCATTGGCAACCTATAAAGAACAAGGAAAACCGATCATCGGGCAAGAGGTTTCCGTGACCAGGGCCGACGGGGAACCCATGACCATCAGCCTGAGCGTGCTTCCTCTTCATGGAGATCCGGCGCTTGAAAAGACCCCGATGATCGTGACCTTTGAAGACATTACGGAAAAGGAAAAGATGCGGGAGGAGCTGACGCTCTCGAGGCAGCTTGCCGAGCTGGGGGAGGTGGCGGCCAAGGTGGCGCATGACATCCGGAACCCCCTGAATGTCATTGCCGGCGGGGTTCATTACCTCACGTCCAAGTATTTAAACGATCCGGAGATCCAGAATATGTCCAACCTGATCAGCGGCCAGGTGGAGCGGTTGAACAGTGTGACATCGGCCCTGCTGAAGGTCTCCAAACCCATGATGCCGAATTTCAATGTGTGTGATCTGAACCGTTTGATAGACGAGTCCAGCTCTTTCCTTCTGGAGGAGATCAACCTGGCCGGGCTCATTCTAAAAAAGGATTATGCAAAGGATATCCCTCCTTTGTTCCTGGACGCCAATCAGATCCAACGGGTCGTGATCAATCTGATTGAAAACGCCATGGAGTCCATGCCCGGCGGGGGGACCATTACCCTCAGGACACGGTACCTGCAGAATGAAGGGAAATCGGACGAACAGGTGGAGCTGACCGTCCTGGATACAGGGCCCGGGATTTCCGATGAGATCATGGATTCGGCATTCAAACCTTTTTACACCACCAAGGTCCATGGAACCGGACTCGGTCTTGCCATTGTCAGGCAGATCATCACGCAGCACCATGGCCAGGCCAGAATCAGGAGAAGAGAGCCCGGGCCGGGCGCCGAGGTCTTGATCCTTCTTCCCGTCAAGACTGTACAGAAGGATAGGTCCCATGTCTATTCATCAAAGCGTCCTTGTGATTGACGATGAACCGGCCATCCTGGAGGTTATGCGGTTAAACCTCGCCAAGGAAGGTTATCAGGTCCTGACCGCGGCGTCAGGGGAGGAGGGTCTCGCCATGCTCTCCGAGAAGCTCGTGGATGTGGTGATCGTGGATTATAAAATGCCCGGGATGAACGGGATCGACTTTCTGGAAAAGGCAAAAGTTAGGCGCCAGGATATCCCGGTCATTCTGGCCACGGCCTATGGGACCATCGACATGGCGGTCAAGGCCATGAAGCTCGGGGCATACAACTACCTAACCAAGCCGTTGAATTATGAGGAGATGATTCTGCTCCTCAAGCAGGCCGTAGAGAAGAAGCGCCTGGTGGAGAATGTGAAGGAACTGCGGAAGGAAGTCCGTGAGCAGTTCCGTTTTGAAAAGATCATCACCAACAACAAAAAAATGCTGGAACTGCTCGACATGGCGGCGCATGTCGCTGAAACCGATGCGACCCTGCTCATCCGAGGGGAGACCGGAACAGGCAAGGAACTGATTGCCGGCGCCGTTCACTACATGAGCCCTCGAGGGGACAAGCCGTTTTTAAAGGTGAACTGTACGGCGCTTCCGGTGACCCTTTTAGAAACCGAGCTGTTCGGGCATGTGAAAGGCGCCTTCACGGGGGCATCGAGGGACCGGAAAGGACGATTCGAGGCCGCAGACGGGGGCACGCTCTTTCTCGACGAGATCGGAGACATCTCACAGAATATGCAGCTCAAGCTCCTCCGGGTTCTGCAGGAGATGGAGTTTGAAAAGCTCGGAAGCAACGAAACCCTGAAGGTGGATGTCAGGGTCATCGTCTCCACGAACCGGAACCTTGAGGAAGCCATCCGGAAGGGCTCGTTCCGGGAGGATCTCTTTTTCCGCCTCAATGTAGTCCCGATCTTTATCCCTCCTCTCCGGGAGAGAAAAGACGATATTTACCTGCTGGCCAACCATTTTCTTGAGAGGTCCAACAAAAAACATAAGAAAGAGATCCATGTCATCCCATCTGAAGTGATGCTGA
The sequence above is a segment of the Nitrospirae bacterium CG2_30_53_67 genome. Coding sequences within it:
- a CDS encoding acetyl-CoA carboxylase carboxyltransferase subunit alpha; this encodes MTNNYLDFEKPIIELETRLEEMKQISSRDGADFTDEIRRLQKKIEQLHKHVYSNLTPWQRTQLARHAKRPYVQDYISLLMEDFFELHGDRLFGDDPSMVSGVAHFQQKPVAVIGHQKGRNTRENIERNFGMPNPEGYRKALRIMKLAEKFRMPVITFIDTPGAYPGMGAEERGQAEAIARNLFEMSRLKTPIVVVVSGEGGSGGALAIGVGDRILILENAVYSVISPESCSSILWKETSKAEEAAKALKMTAEDLKKLGLVDRVIPEPLGGAHRDYEKMAENLRSALVEVLDELKKMPIPELVQSRFIRYRSIWPFNEKL
- a CDS encoding DNA polymerase III subunit alpha yields the protein MKKHAEFVHLHIHTQYSLLDGAIRLSELFKRAAEYKMPALAITDHGNMIGAIHFYKKAMKSGIKPIIGCEVYVAPGSRLEKPAGNEESAYHLILLARNQAGYKNLMWLVSEGYLNGFYRKPRIDKEVLREHAEGLIGLSACMHGEIPSYLLQGQRDKAARAAGEYADILGRGNFYLEIQDNGLEDQKVVNDEMIRLARELSIPLAATNDCHYLKREDAAAHEALLCIQTGKTLMEEDRFRFSSDQLYFKSPEEMVQAFSHIPEAIRNTIEIAERCNLELEFNKIHLPTYDAPKEVSLESYLQEKAEEGFLDRMKHGKIPAGQEEIYRARLAEELRIIKEMGFPGYFLIVWDFVRWAKGQGIPVGPGRGSGAGSLVAYALGITDIDPMAYGLIFERFMNPERVSMPDFDIDFCMERRGEVIEYVTKRYSMDKGYGNEAVGQIMAIGSLQARGVIRDVARVMGIPYAEADTLAKLVPNELGIKLPDAVRREKKFKEMADKDQKIKKLLDIAMALEGLYRNASTHAAGVVIGDRSLREWTPLYRSEEAEIVTQYDKKIVEEVGLVKFDFLGLRTLTVIDKAVKIINRERMTQGGLGEGPADRQAPLNMLEIPLNDPAVFELLSRGDTMGIFQLESSGMRELLVKMKPQNFEDIIALVALYRPGPIGSGMVDDYVMCKHGKKEMEFILPQLKPILKETYGVIVYQEQVMEIAKVLAGYSLGAADLLRRAMGKKIPEEMDRHKSIFLNGDAKLGIPGAVKKGIDAKKAEKVFDLMAYFAGYGFNKSHSAAYAMIAYQTAYLKAHHPVEFIAALISSDMDNTDKVVQYISECRERGIEVLPPDLNESSMDFTVVGNKIRFGLAAVKNVGGSAIDDILKARETGGPFKSISDFFTRVDLKKVNKRVIEGLIKCGAFDSTGAKRSQLMEVFESAMEMNHQAQRDRELGQGSLFGQAGGVHSYETEVSLPGIEEWHENQLLRYEKESLGFYISGHPLARCTGEIKKFANSDTAKIKELGENAEVSLCGVISACKKKVTRRGDKMAILSLEDLQGVTEVLVFPKVYEKTQDILESDLPVLVKGRIKKDEKGVSIISEEIAMLKDIRKREARRVDIRLSSIGLNDEHLSRIHDILLQNKGGCEVYLHILVPNHSEAVISVGNDLRVSPSDRMIVDIESIAGNRAVTVS